The window GATCAGCGTCCCGGGCACGTGGTCCCACGGCAGGATCCGCCAGAACATCGCGAACTGCTGCTCGTCGATGGCGACGGCCGGATACTCGTATCCCGCGCAGTGCCGTCCGCCCGTGTAGCCGCCGAGGCCGACCGCGTTGGTGAACACCTCGGTGCGCAACTCGTCGGGGAAGTACTTACCGGCGATCACGCCGTGCAGCGCGGCCGCGCCCGGGTCGTCGGTGCGGGCCTTGACGCGTTCGCCGTCGCGGTAGACACCGGCGCCCGCCTCGGCGACGGTCAGGTGGTCGGCGACCACGTCGAGAATCCAGGCGGCCGCGGTCTCGCCGTCGCGGACCAGGGCGACCATCACGCAGAACGGGGTCCGCCCGGCGGCGAAGTTGTTGGTGCCGTCGACCGGGTCGACGACCCAGACCGAACCGCCGCCACCGAGCCGGTCACGGACCGAGGGATCGGCGGCGACGGCCTCCTCACCGACGACGACCGAGCCGGGCAGCAGGGCGGTGAGACCGCGGGTCAGTGCCCGCTCGGATTCCTGGTCGGCGACGGTGACCAGGTCGCCGGGAGACTTCTGGTGGACCTCGTCGGCGGCCAGCCGCTGGAAACGCGGCAGGACGACGGTGTGCGCCACCTCACGGATCAAGTCAGCTACCTGATCAAGCACGCGGCGGCAACTTCACGACGCTGACGAAGAACTCGTCGATCTGGCGGATCACCGCGATGAACCGCTCGAAGTCGACGGGCTTGGTGACATACGCGTTCGCGTGCAGCTGGTAACTGCGCAGGATGTCCTCGTCGGCGGACGACGTGGTGAGCACGACGACCGGAATGCGACCCAGGTCGTCGTCCTTCTTGATCTCGGCGAGCACCTCGCGGCCGTCGCGCCGGGGCAGGTTGAGGTCGAGCAGGATGAGGTCGGGGCGGACCGCGTCCGCATACTGCCCCTCGCGCCGCAGGTAGGCCAGCGCCTCGGCCCCGTCGGAGACGACGTTGAGCCGGTTGCGGACCTTGTGCTCCTCGAAGGCCTCCTGGGTCATCAGCACGTCGCCGGGGTCGTCCTCGACGAGCAACACCTCGATCGGTGTGCCGTTCTCGCGCTCCACACTCATGCCACGCCCTCCTGAGAAGTGACCTCGTCCGAGGCCGAACCTGGCATGACCGGAAGCGTGAACCAGATCGATGCGCCCGGAGTGACGTCGACGTCCAGCCAGATCCGTCCGCCATGGTATTCGACGATCTTCTTGACGATCGCCAATCCGATGCCGGTCCCCTCGTACGCGTCCCGTGCGTGCAACCGCTGGAAGATCACGAAGACCTTGTCGGCGAACTCGGCCTCGATCCCGATGCCGTTGTCCCGGACGTTGATCCGCCACTCCTTCTCCTCCCGGGTGGCGGTGATCGTCACGACGGGTGGCACGTCCGGGCGGCGGAACTTGAGCGAGTTGCCGACCAGGTTCACGAAGAGTGTGGTGAGCAGCGGCTCCTCACCCTCCACGGTGGGCAGTCCGGACCAGATGATCTCGGCGTCCTCGCCGGCCCGGGCTTCCAGCTGCGACTTCACGTCGCCGAGCACCCGGTCCAGGTCGACGTCGGTGAAACCGCTGGTGAGCCGGCCGATCCGGGAGAAGGCGAGCAGGTCGTTGATCAGCCGCTGCATACGCTGGGCGCCGTCGACGGCGAAGCCGATGTACTGGTCGGCACGGTCGTCGAGCTGTCCGGCGTAGCGGCGCTGCAGGAGCTGGCAGAAACTGGCCACCTTGCGCAGCGGCTCCTGGAGGTCGTGCGAGGCCACGTAGGCGAACTGCTCCAGGTCACGATTGGACCTGGTGAGCTCCTCGGCCTGGGACTGGAGCTGCTGGTTGATCCACTCGACCTGCTGGCGGGCGATCCGTACCTCGCTCAGCTCGTTGGCGATCTGCTGCCGCATCCGATCCACGTCCTCGGCCAGGGCGACCAGATCGGGTGAGCCGTAGTTGCTCTCGATGTGCCGTTCGTAGTCGCCCGCCGCGACCTTGCGAACCTGGCCGGCCAGATCCAGGATCGGGCGGCTGACCAGGCGATCCAGCAGGATCAGCAGCAGGATGCCGGTGACCAGGATGACGATGGCCGCGGCGATCTCGACGGCGACCAGGTTACTGCTGGAACTGCGCGCTGCCGCCGCGGTCCGGTCCCGCATCGTCAGGATGTCCGCCTGCAACCTGTCAATCGCGCCGCGAATCTGATCGAAGTCCCTGGTGTCGGTGGCCTCGATGCGCTGCTGGGCCGCTTCGGCACCCTGAGTCCGGACCGTATCGATGAGCGGTCCGGCCACCTCGGCACGCCACTTGGCGGCGAGCTGCTCGACCCGTTCGAGGGAGGCCCTGATCTCCGTGTCGCCGGATTCCAGCAGTCTGCGGATCTCGGCGACCCGCTGCTGCTCGGCGGCCACACCGTTGTCGTAGGGCTCCAGGTTCTTCGGCAGTCCGGTGATCGCGTAGCCGCGGATCCCGGTCTCCTGGTCGACGAGCGCGGTTCCCAGGTTCTGCCCGGCGACCCGGAGCGGGCCGGCCCGGTCGAGGACGACGTCGACCGCGTGGTTGGCCGAGGCGGCGGTGATCGCGGCGACCACACCGAGCCCGCCGAGCAGCAGGCCGGCCGCGAGGCAGAGCGCGAAGATCCGTCCGCGGAGCGTCCAGCCGCGGATGCCCGACCGGGTCACCGGCCACCACCACGGGAGATCAGCAGCATCGCCACGTCGTCGGTGAGCGGGCCGCCGTTGTCCTGGTCGGCCCGGGCCACCAGCCATTTCGGCAGGGCGGGCAGCGGCAGGTCACGCGCGTCCGGCTCGTCGAGCAGCTTGCACAGGCCGCCGACGTCGAGTCGCTCGTTACCGGCGCCGGTGCGGCCCTCGAT of the Actinoplanes sichuanensis genome contains:
- a CDS encoding inositol monophosphatase family protein: MLDQVADLIREVAHTVVLPRFQRLAADEVHQKSPGDLVTVADQESERALTRGLTALLPGSVVVGEEAVAADPSVRDRLGGGGSVWVVDPVDGTNNFAAGRTPFCVMVALVRDGETAAAWILDVVADHLTVAEAGAGVYRDGERVKARTDDPGAAALHGVIAGKYFPDELRTEVFTNAVGLGGYTGGRHCAGYEYPAVAIDEQQFAMFWRILPWDHVPGTLIVREAGGVVRHLDGAEHRPTGHQRGLLVAANEDIWHTVHRTLFPSGPPA
- a CDS encoding response regulator, which translates into the protein MSVERENGTPIEVLLVEDDPGDVLMTQEAFEEHKVRNRLNVVSDGAEALAYLRREGQYADAVRPDLILLDLNLPRRDGREVLAEIKKDDDLGRIPVVVLTTSSADEDILRSYQLHANAYVTKPVDFERFIAVIRQIDEFFVSVVKLPPRA
- a CDS encoding sensor histidine kinase is translated as MTRSGIRGWTLRGRIFALCLAAGLLLGGLGVVAAITAASANHAVDVVLDRAGPLRVAGQNLGTALVDQETGIRGYAITGLPKNLEPYDNGVAAEQQRVAEIRRLLESGDTEIRASLERVEQLAAKWRAEVAGPLIDTVRTQGAEAAQQRIEATDTRDFDQIRGAIDRLQADILTMRDRTAAAARSSSSNLVAVEIAAAIVILVTGILLLILLDRLVSRPILDLAGQVRKVAAGDYERHIESNYGSPDLVALAEDVDRMRQQIANELSEVRIARQQVEWINQQLQSQAEELTRSNRDLEQFAYVASHDLQEPLRKVASFCQLLQRRYAGQLDDRADQYIGFAVDGAQRMQRLINDLLAFSRIGRLTSGFTDVDLDRVLGDVKSQLEARAGEDAEIIWSGLPTVEGEEPLLTTLFVNLVGNSLKFRRPDVPPVVTITATREEKEWRINVRDNGIGIEAEFADKVFVIFQRLHARDAYEGTGIGLAIVKKIVEYHGGRIWLDVDVTPGASIWFTLPVMPGSASDEVTSQEGVA